The DNA region CTGGCAAAAGATGGGCAAGGCCGGCCTTTTTAAAATCGGCATTGCCCAAATGTACGGCGGCAATGGCGGCGGATATATCGATCTTTTGAAAGCGGGAGAGTCGTTCGTCAGAAACGGCTACAATCTCGGGCTGGCCTTATCCTGGCTCTACCAGCAGATCATAGCCCATTACATCATCAGGATTTTCGGAACACGCGAACAGCAAAGTCAGTATCTGATTGCCGCGGCCGCCGGGAAAATCACCCTGTCCTTTGCAGTATCCGAACCGGGTCGGGGGGCCCACCCGAAGCAGCTGGTGACAACGGCCCGAAAGCATGGCAACGTTTATATTTTAAACGGAGAGAAAACCTATTTGACCAATGGACCCATTGCGGGAATTTTCATTGTCATTGCCATAACGGACGACAAAACACCGCAAAAGCGTTTTACAGCCTTTATCGTTCCTCGCACGACAGAAGGTGTCACTGTCACACAGCCGATGGCGATGAATTTTCTAAAGCCTTCACCGCACGGCGGCATTAAACTGGAGAACTGCCGGGTCGGGAAGAAATCTGTCCTGGGAAAGGAAGGAAGCGCCTGGCGGGACATGGTTGTCCCCATGGGCGAAATAGAAGACGTTGTCATGATGGGGCCTGTGCTGGGAGGCACAGCCGCGCAACTGTCCCTCTTGATCGCCGCCATCAGGGAGCATCCGTCTGAACCGGACATCATGCTGCAGAGCGAACTGGGAGCCCTTCACGCGCTTTTGCAGACCATGCGGGTCATTGCCTATGAGGCGGCCAGCAGGCTCGATCGGAACAACGCCTCACCCGTCCCGCTAATGATCACTTTTACCAGAACCGCGACCGAATTTCACGAACGCATCACACAAATAACCGACCGCCGGGAAATCACCGGATCTTTCGAATACACTTACCTTCACAGGGACATAGAATCAATGGTGGCGCTTAAGAAAGGCCTGATGCAGATCCGGCAGAAAAAAATCGGCAGTGCGCTCCTGAAAGCATAAGACCGGAGCATCTACTTCCCAAGTGTGTATTGATTCATCACGTTCAGATTTCCGATCATGAACTGCCGCACCATTTCCGCGGTTTCCTCCACCGATAAGTCCTTAAAAGCCGAATAGGGAATTTCTTCAAATATTTTTATATACAATTTTTTCACGCCGGTAAATATGATGGTGTGCTTGGGAAGCGCCTTGCACGTTCCGCTGATCACAATGGGCAGAATGGCCACTTTCTTTTTGTGCGCCAGCTGGAAGGCGCCGAGTTTAAAGGCCTTGATCTCGCCGTCCTGAGAACGGGTCCCTTCCGGGAACATAAAAACGGAACTTCCCTCATCCAGATGCACTTCACATGCCGTCAGCATTTTAGCGATGCTTTCCTTGTCGCCACGCTTCAGTTTAACATAACGATTCAGAACCATGTTCCAGCCGATGAGCGGAAATCTGAACATTTCAATTTTGGACACCCATTTGAAGTGAAAAAAAAGGCGAAAAGCAATCAGGATATCCAGCTGAGACTGATGATTCGAAACCACCATATACGCAACATCTTTGCGAACATTTTCACGACCCTCAATGCGGACCTTCCAGGCGGGCAGCATCCAGGAATAAATCGAAGCCCAAAAGCAGGTAAACAGGTGGAGGAACCTCAGGCGGTGGTCAAAAGGATAGGTCACCAGACGGATCGTCAAAGCGATTAAATAAAGCGGAATCGACGTCAAAACCACAATGATAAAAAATAAGTAAGTAACCAAACGGCCTGTCATATTAAATCTGTCCATTCACCCTTTTCATTAGAATCATGATTCAAACAAGATGATAAAGTATAAAAAAAAGCTATTTGTGTGTCAATCATATTTATAAACACATCCTCATAAAAAAATCAATTTCTCAATGATTATACAACGGTTGCTGTACAAATCAAAACCTGCCCTATTTTTCGCAATGAATATGCTTGACACCGGACAACTATCCAAATATAAATCTACCACCTGTTGACCCGGTGTTTATCGAAGAAGCCATCATGGCGTTCTACTCAATAGAATTGAGGGATAAATCCTTATTCACACGGAGTTGAAGGCTCTGATCGCGTCTGTTTGCACACACAAATATGGTTATACGGCATAAGGCCAAACGCATGAGTATTTTATTTGAAACAGCACAAATAAAAAATTTAACCTTGCGCAACCGGTTTGTCCGGTCCGCCACCTATGACGGCATGTCGGACCTCACCGGTCAGGTAACCGAAAGCCAGCTGAAGCTGGTTTCCGATCTTGCCGAAGGCGGCGTCGGGCTGATTATTTCCGGCATCATGTACGTTCATCCATCCGGTCAAATCTCATCTTTTATGAATTCAATTGCAGAGGACGAATTGATTCCCGGTTTACGGAAACTCAGCGCAAAAGCCCATGAGCATGGCGCTAAAATTGCCGTTCAGCTTTATCACGGAGGCCGTGAAGCCCGTTTTGTCAAAACCAGAAAGCAACTGCCCATCGCTCCATCCGTCATTGCTGATGATCCTTACTATAAAGGAAGTTATCGCGAAATAACGGAAGAGGAACTCGAGGAAATTCTCGATGCATTTGGTCAGGCAGCCCGCAGGGCTCTGGAGGCCGGTTTTGACGCTGTTCAGATTCACGGTGCCCACGGGTATCTGTTCAGCCAATTTCTTTCACCCTTCACAAACAGAAGGTCCGACCGGTGGGGCGGATCCCTCTCAAACCGGCTGCGCCTGCATCGGGAAACGTTTCAAAAAATCCGGAACATGGTTGGAGCAGATTACCCTGTTTTGATCAAACTGGGTATTGAAGACGGATTTGCGGGGGGGCTTACCGCGGCCGAAGGAATGCAAGCCTCCCAACTGCTGGCCGAGACCGGTTATAACGCGATTGAAATCAGTTCCGGCGTGCGTGGCGAAAAATATGAAGGAACGGAGTATAAAACAAAAATCAACAAACCGTCACGGGAGGGTTATTTTCGCCCCTGGGCACGGGAAATTAAAAAAAGTGCAAAAGTCCCGGTGATTGCCGTGGGCGGCCTGAAGACCATTGACATGATGGAGGAAATGATCCAGAACCGTGAAGCTGATTTTATTTCGCTGTGTCGCCCATTGATTACAGAACCCGGGTTAATTCGAAAATGGGAA from Deltaproteobacteria bacterium HGW-Deltaproteobacteria-6 includes:
- a CDS encoding 1-acyl-sn-glycerol-3-phosphate acyltransferase, which translates into the protein MTGRLVTYLFFIIVVLTSIPLYLIALTIRLVTYPFDHRLRFLHLFTCFWASIYSWMLPAWKVRIEGRENVRKDVAYMVVSNHQSQLDILIAFRLFFHFKWVSKIEMFRFPLIGWNMVLNRYVKLKRGDKESIAKMLTACEVHLDEGSSVFMFPEGTRSQDGEIKAFKLGAFQLAHKKKVAILPIVISGTCKALPKHTIIFTGVKKLYIKIFEEIPYSAFKDLSVEETAEMVRQFMIGNLNVMNQYTLGK
- a CDS encoding NADH:flavin oxidoreductase encodes the protein MVIRHKAKRMSILFETAQIKNLTLRNRFVRSATYDGMSDLTGQVTESQLKLVSDLAEGGVGLIISGIMYVHPSGQISSFMNSIAEDELIPGLRKLSAKAHEHGAKIAVQLYHGGREARFVKTRKQLPIAPSVIADDPYYKGSYREITEEELEEILDAFGQAARRALEAGFDAVQIHGAHGYLFSQFLSPFTNRRSDRWGGSLSNRLRLHRETFQKIRNMVGADYPVLIKLGIEDGFAGGLTAAEGMQASQLLAETGYNAIEISSGVRGEKYEGTEYKTKINKPSREGYFRPWAREIKKSAKVPVIAVGGLKTIDMMEEMIQNREADFISLCRPLITEPGLIRKWEQDPEKKPRCVYCNKCLEELHHGIPLHCVTFDKKSNRGIP